GGGATTTTGATTTCGCCTTTGCCTTCAGCCGACGCCTTGACGTGAATACGGGTGCCAAAGTAAGAGGATAGCCTTGATTCTACCCGCTTCACTTCATTCTCAAACGGATGCAAATCTAATTTGGTCTGCGGGTCTGGTTTTTTGTTGGCCAGGTTCAGGTTACGCACCAGTTCCTCCACCTTGCGCACAGACAGTTCCTCGTTCACAATCTTGCGGTAGACTTCCAGCTGCTTTTCCACGTCATCAATGTTGATGATGGCGCGGGCGTGGCCCATGGAAATAAGGTTGTCCCGGATCCCGATTTGGATGTCTGGCGGCAATTTCAATAACCGCAGGTAATTGGTCACCGTTGTGCGCTTCTTGCCAACACGGTCGCCCAGTTCTTCCTGCTTAAGGTTACACTCAGACAGCAGGCGCTGGTAGCTAAGGGCAATCTCTATGGCGTTGAGGTTTTCCCGCTGAATGTTCTCAATCAGGGCCATTTCCAGCATTTGCTGGTCATCGGCTTTTCTGATGTAGGCAGGAATGGTGTCTAGCCCGGCCAGTTTGGCGGCCTGGTAGCGGCGCTCCCCAGAGATCAGCTGATACGTCTCAGCGTTCAGCTGACGGACCGTAATGGGCTGGATGATTCCCTGGATGCGGATAGATTCAGCCAATTCTTCCAGGGCCACTTGGTCAAAGTGGGTACGCGGCTGGAAGGGGTTGGTCTCAATCTGGGTTAAAGCTATATCTGCGATGGTATTAGCAACGTTAAGATTAGTTGGAGTTGATTCTGGTTTGCGGTCATAACTGCCCGCAATAAGCGCATTCAGGCCTCTTCCAAGGCCGCCTTGTTTTTTCTTGGCTGAATTATCAGACATGTACTTTTCCTCTTCTAAAAAATATTACTGGGCAACCGCTACGCCGTTCTTCTCCACAATCTCACGGGCAAGGTTAAGGTAGCTGATGGCCCCTTTACTTTCGGCGTCATGCAAAATGGCGGGAATCCCGAAGCTGGGCGACTCACTCAGTTTCACGTTACGCGGGATAATGGTATCAAACACCATTTGCTGGAAGTGCATTTTCACTTCCTCCACCACCTGGTTAGACAGGCGCAGGCGCACGTCATACATGGTGAGCAGCAGGCCTTCAATCTCCAGGTCAGGGTTCAGGCGGGACTGAATGATCTTGATGGTGTTCAACAGCTTGCCTAAGCCTTCCAGGGCGAAGTACTCGCACTGCACCGGAATGATGACAGAGTCTGCGGCGGTTAAAGAGTTCACGGTGATAAGACCCAGGGAAGGAGAGCAGTCTATGATGATGAAATCATACTTCTCCTTCAGGGGCACCAGCACCTGCTTCATCTTGTCCTCGCGGTTAGGCAGGTTGATCATCTCTACCTCGGCTCCCACCAGGTCTATGTGGGAGGGGATAAGGTCCAGAAAATCAATGGGCGAGGAAAGGATGATCTCCTCCACGTTGATCCCGTCTACCATGCACTCATAGATGCTGTTTTCAATGTCTTTGGGGTCAAACCCTATGCCAGAGGTGGCGTTGGCCTGCGGGTCAGCATCTACCAGCAGGGTCTTGAATTCTAAAGCGGCTAAGCTGGCTGCCAGGTTAATGGCCGACGTGGTTTTTCCCACGCCGCCTTTCTGGTTGGCAACGGCAATTATTTTTCCCATTATACAGGTTACAGTTCTAAAGTTTGACCAATCTCCATCAAAATCAACTCCTTCTGCTGACGCCGGGCTAGTTCCAGCGCCTCCACATGATCAATTTCTATGTACGGGAAGGTGTCATAGTGCATCCCGATTATTTTCTTCACATTCACGTAATTGGCGGCGATCAGGGCGTCTTCCACGTCCATGGTGAAATTGTCACCTATGGGGAGCAAGGCAAAATCCAGGTGGTACCGCTCCCCCAGTAGTTTCATGTCCATGTGCAGGGCGGTGTCTCCGGCGTAGTAGAAAGACTTCTCGGCGCTCTCTACCACAAAGCCCGCGGCGGTCCCGGCATAGGTGCCGTCTGGCAAAGAGCTGGAATGGATGGCGTTCACCATCTTCAGGGTTCCGAAGGGAAAGTGCACCTTGCCCCCAATGTTCATGGGGTGTACCTTCTCAATGCCTTTGTTCTGGTACCAGCTCACAATCTCAAACGTGGCTACCAGGGTAGCACCGGTTTTCTTGAGCAGGTGCTCTGCGTCTGCCACGTGGTCTGCGTGCCCGTGGGAGAGCAGGATGTAGTCACAATCTATAGAATCAATGTCTATCTCAGAGGCCAGGGGATTGGGGGTGATAAAAGGGTCAAAGAGAACTTTGGTACCCCCCAGGTCCATGAGAAAACAAGACTGTCCGTAATAAGTAATTTCCATCTGTTATAAGCAAAAGAAAGCGTTTAACCATGAAATATAGCAGAAGCTACTGCAAAGATACGGTAATTTAGAGAGACTTGTAAGCCTGACTTATTAACACTTAGCGGTTATTTATCCCCATTTTTGCCCCTGGTTCAGGCTTGCCCATTGGTTGAGCAAATATGGTTTATCTACTTGATAGCTATCTTTTTAGCAGAAACGTTGAAAGTACCGTGGCCAAACGTTATCTATCGGAAGAAATGTCGGGTTTTGGCTTTCTCTCCTGTTAAACGACGGGCCGCTAAGCCTAGTACAATCACCTTTAATTTACCTCTGGAAAGAGCCGGATTGCCTGCCGTTTGCAGCTTTGGTTCTCTGGTTGAAAGTTCGTTTTGAGCCTGTTTTCCGGAAAACAGGCTCAAAACGGAAGATTGGTTTACAGAATAAAAATGCCTTGTAAGTAGCTTGCTAAGGGTTCAGAAAGAAGGATAGATGAAGGAAGAGAGAATGTTAATGACGCGTCAGAAGTGGATATAAAAGGACGAAATATAAGGGTGAAGGTTATGAAGGAGTGGTGGATGTGAATTATCTTAAATGTCTCTGCATCAGCGATTGTATAAGGTTGTGATGGAAGAAATAGTCCATAAAAAAAGCCCGGTGTAGACCGGGCTTTTTTTATGAGTTAGGGTAGGCTATCTGGCGCCTTTCTTGCGTTGGGCTTCTTGCTCCGCAGCCGCTTTCATGGCATCTTGGATCCGTTTCTGGAAGCCGCCTTTAGGCTCTTTGCCTTTGTTTTTCTCCTGGTAGTCTTCCAGGTTCTTCCGGATCTTTCCTTCGTCTACAAAGTACCGGATCAAGGCCTGCTGCCCGAAGGTGACAATGTTAGACACGAAGTAATAGAAGCTAAGGCCGGCCGGGAAGCTGTTCAACACAAACATGAAGATGATCGGCATCAGGTAAGAGTAGAACTTCATGGGTCCCTGCACCGTGCTCACCTGGTTATTGGACCAGGTGTATAGAATAGTAGAGGCGGTCATGAGCAGGGTGAACATACTCACGTGGTTTCCATAGAAGGGAATGGTGAACGGCAGCATGGCAAACACGTCATAGGTGCTCAGGTCATGGGCCCACAGGAACGGCTCCTGCCGCAACTCAATGGAGTTAGGGAAGAAGTTGAACATGGCAAACAGGATAGGCATCTGCAGCAGCATAGGGATACAGCCACTCATAGGGTTCACGCCCATCTTAGAATACAGGGCCATGGTCTCGGCCTGCGTTTTCTGCATATCCCCGTCGTGCTTCTCCTTGATGGCGTCAATCTCAGGCTTCAAGACCTTCATCTTGGCCATAGAGATGTACGACTTGTAGGTCAGCGGGCTCAGCAGCAACTTGATGTAGAGCACCAACAGAATAATGATGATGCCGTAGCTGCCAATAAAGTCTTCCAGGAAGTCAAACGCCGGGATGATGAGGTACTTGTTTACGTAGGCGAAAATGCCCCAGCCCAGTTCCAGGTTTCGGTCAAAGTCTTCGGTTACCCGCTTCAGGACGTCGTAATCGTTCGGGCCGAAGAAATAGGTGAAGTGGCCTTTGCCGCCCAACACGTCCTGCACCGGAATGCTGAGCTTGGAGCGCAGGGTCTTCACCTGGGTAGTGTCTTCGTCCTTGAACGTACTGGAAACCTCGGCATCAGAGAAGCTGTTGTCTGCGATTATGGCCGCGGTGAAGAAGTTCTGCTTGTTGGCTACCCACTTGACAGGTTCCTCCAGTTTCTCGGCCTCAGGGTCTGTGGAGCTGGCAGAAAGCTTGTCAAAGCTGCCTTCAGCGGTGTAGTAGTTGAGGGTGGAGTGGTTGCGGTTCTGCTTGATGTCTTTCTCCAGGCGCTTCAGCTCATCGGTCCAGGTAAGGACCACGGGCTGCTGGGCCACAACGCCTTCCATGCCTCTGAAATGAAGTTGGTATCCTACCTGATAGGAATCGTCCTGGAGGGTGTACACCTGCTCAATAGACTGGCCGGGGGCTACCTGCGCGGTGAAGGTGATCGCCTTGGCAGGTTTTTCCTTCACGGTAAGGTTAGCTACGGCAGACGGCTGGAAAAACAGGTCTGATAGCTTTATGGTACGGCCAGATTTGGTCTGGAACGTGAATTCCTGACGGCTGCTTTTAGAGTCAAACAGCACCAAGGCCTTCTGGTCCCAAGTTTTGTAGTTCTTCAGGACTACTTCCTCTACTTTACCGCCCTGGCTGCCCAAGGTTACCTTCAACTCTTTGTTCTCCAGCACCAGGTTCTGGTTTTGCCCGGTTGCCAAGGCACCAAACTCTCCTAATTGCGAGGAGCGTTGCGCTCTGGCCAGAGAGTCATCTGCCGGCGTAGAAGCCACAGCCGAGGAATCTGGAGCCATGGTGGCAGCCGTGGTTGCTTTTTTAGTTTCGGGCCCTGTCTTTTGCTCAGGGCCTTTCATGAAGAAAATACTGTAAACCAGTATGATAACGGCAATCAGGCCCATGCCTATTGCGGAATTCCTATCCATAAGTGCTAGTAAGTAATTATTTGTTTTTAAGTTTTGATTGGGTGATGGCGGCCTTGATGAAGCGCACAAACAGCGGGTGCGGGTTCAACACGGTGCTCTTGAGTTCTGGGTGATATTGGGCGGCCACAAACCAAGGGTGGTTCTGCAGCTCAATGATCTCTACCAACCCGGTGTCTGGGTTAATACCTGAGGCAATCATGCCGGCTTCTTCAAACGGCTTCAGGTACTGGTTGTTGAATTCATACCGGTGGCGGTGGCGCTCAGAGATATGGGCCCGGCCATAGGCCTGGAAAGCCTTGGAGCCTTTTTTCAGGTCGCACTGGTACGCGCCCAGGCGCATGGTCCCGCCCTTCTGGGTCACGGTTTTCTGCTCCTCCATCATGTCAATAACAGGGTGGGGGGTGGCAGGGTTCATCTCGGTGGATGCGGCATCTTTCAAGCCCAGCACGTTGCGGGCAAATTCTACGGCCGCCGTCTGCATGCCCAGGCAAATCCCGAAGAACGGAATCTGGCTTTCGCGCACGTACTTGATGGCCTCCAGTTTGCCTTCAAACCCGCGTTCGCCAAAGCCAGGAGCCACTAACACGCCGTCCAGGCCCTGCAGGTGCATGTGCACGTTCTCTGCGGAGATGAATTCTGACTGGATGAATTTGAGGTGAACTTTACACTCATTGAATGCCCCCGCATGGATGAAGGATTCAATGATGGATTTATAGGCATCTGGCAGTTCCACGTATTTCCCTACCAGGGCAATGTGTACTTCTTCGGTGGGGTTTTTAAGACGGCCCAGGAATTCTTTCCAAGTGTCCAGGTTGATTTCCTGGCGGCTGGTCAGTTTCAGTTTCTTGATCACGCGCTCGTCCAGCTTTTCTTTTTTCATGAGCAGCGGCACGTCATAGATGGTCTCGGCGTCCAGTGACTCAATCACCGAATTAGTGGCCACGTTGCAGAACAAGGCTATTTTCTTGCGCATTTCCGCCGGAATGGCGTACTCAGACCGGCACACCAGGATGTCTGGCTGCACGCCCGCCTCTGATAAGGCCTTTACGGAATGTTGGGTGGGTTTGGTCTTCAGCTCGCCGGCGGCTTTCAGGTAAGGCAAAAGCGTCAGGTGAATCACCACGGTGTCATTGGGGTTCAGGTCCCAACGCAATTGGCGCACGGCTTCTATAAAGGGAAGTGACTCAATATCACCCACGCACCCGCCAATCTCGGTGATCACCACGTCAAACTCGCCGGTCTCGCCCAGCATAAGCATGCGGCGCTTAATCTCATCTGTGATGTGGGGAACCACCTGCACGGTCTTGCCCAAGTAGGCGCCCTGGCGCTCCTGGGTAATAACGTTGTGGTAGATACGGCCGGTGGTCACGTTGTTTGCCTGGGAGGTGGGGGTGTTCAGGAAACGCTCATAATGGCCTAAGTCCAGGTCCGTCTCGGCGCCATCTTCGGTGACATAGCATTCCCCGTGCTCATAGGGGTTGAGCGTGCCCGGGTCAATGTTAATGTAAGGATCAAATTTCTGGATGGTGACGGAGAAGCCCCTCGCTTGCAGAAGTTTAGCCAATGAAGCAGAGATAATGCCTTTCCCTAATGAGGAAGTCACGCCCCCTGTAACGAAGATGTATTTAGCAGAAGCCATAAGTAGTGTTTGTCTTATGGACTGCAAAGTTACTGTAAATTATTAGAAAGGGAGGGAAAATGTTTGGAAGGAATTACAGGTAAGGCCTTGTGCGGAAGCCAAGGCTGTTTTGGGGCCGTTTTCCGGAAAACGGCCCCAAAACAGCCTTGGCAGAGGAATCATTGGTGTAAACAAACAGGCTATTTCCTCACCTTACCTTTCAAGAAAGCTGGCCTGCAGGAGGAAATGCTACTGTTGCCCGTTGGAAAGGGACGAAAACACGATCAACCCTAATAACCCAACCCCCGTTCCTATGGCCACCTTTCCCAATTTCCGTTTATGGGCCTGGCTGCGGAAGCCTTTGTAGTAATAGGGATTTGATAACAACTGTGGATCAGGCCCATCATTAAGGGTGATCTTAGGAGGTACTGCCGCCACCACTAAGGCTGCCGGGAAGAATAAAAACCCGGAAATGGCCCCACCTGCTATTCCTTTATTGCTCTTATAATATTTTCGGGCATCCAGCCGGCCCAATTGCGCCATCTGCAAAGGATTGCGCTTTACTGGTTCTGGCGCGGCTTCCTCTACAGCCGGCTGCATGAGTTCTTTTTCTCCGTTGGCATACTTCACCATAAAGACATCCTTGTGGGGCAGCGTAAAAAGGCTGTCGGAGAACAGGTTGGGCTGTTTGAAGGTGATTTTGGTAGTGGAGATCTCCATAATTTTAGCGCTCACCTCATCGCCGGAGGTTTTGTAAATAATGTCCTGGGCAGAGAGGCTGAAAGACCCTAGCGCCAATAATAGAAAACAGGCAAGTAGTTTCATGTCTAAAGGGTTAGGCAGGTTACAGTTTTCTGGAATTGAAGCCAAAGAGCAGGCTGAAGCGCATGCCGCCGTTGCCGGGCACCACCGCAAAGTTCACTGGGAAATTCACGCCCTCTGACTGGAAATTGGTGCCTACCGCAAAGACCAAACCCGCGCCGGCAGGAGAGACGTTAGGGCCCACGCCAAACTCAAAGCCTTTAGAGCCGCGTAACCCAATGAGGGCGTTTAAGCTGGGCAAAAACTCGCCTTGTTCTAGGCCGCCAATAAGAGGCACAAATTCCACCAGGCCAGATAAGCCATTGCCGGTAGTGAAGATTCGGGTTTCAAATTGCCAGCCAAATTGGGTGATGAATGGGTTAACGTCAAATTCTTCCTTGGCCCTGTCGGCTACGCCGCCAGATAAAATGGTAAACCCTAACCGGGGCCCACCCAACTTTACCGCGGTTTGCAGGGCTATGCTTTCCTCGTCTGTTGCTACGCCCGGTCTGCCGCTGGCCTGGTAGGCAGGAGTGCTGGTAGCCGGAGCGTTGAAGGTTTCCTTAGTGCCGTTGGCATATTTGATCATGAACACGTCTTTTTTCAGGATAGAGATAGTGGGCCCGTCCTGGTAGTCAAAGCGCTTGTACTTGATTTCCTCTGGGGTAAGTTCCAGAATCTTGGCACTGATCTCGTCGCCGTTTCTTTTAATGATCAGGTCCTGGGCCAGGCTGATCTGCCATACCAGCATGCATGAAAATAGAAGTAGTAGTTTTTTCATCTCGGTTAATTTTTAGGGTTGTTTGAGTTTACTTTTATAAAGATAGAGTTGGGTTTTGGAGGAAACATATTAAATTAGATGAATGCTTACTTTTAAAAATGAATTATCTTGAAAGTATCTATTTGAAAACTAAATAGATACAGCTAATAAATATTACTTTTGAAAATGCTTCTTGTAAACCAAATGAGCGCCCAATCCTTCTGTTATGGATGATTTAAAAGTCACGATCAATACATTTTCTGCGGAGGACACCAAAGAGTTCACGTTATTCATCCAGCGGAACAAGAAAAAGAAGGACCGGAAGGATTTTGAGTTGTTTAAGCTGCTGCAGCAGAAACAGGAGCTTTCTGCGCAGAAGATCATGGAGAAGCTGTACCCGGGCGAACCCAACCCATCGGCTTACTATGCGTTGCGCAAACGCCTCATGCAGCACCTCACCGATTTCATAGTGCTCAAACAGATGGATGAAGACCCTACGGCTGGTTCCACCATCATGGGCCTGCTGTCCATGGCCCGCTACCTGTTTGAGGTGGGGGCCGAACGGTTGGCCTGGAACACCCTTAGAAAAGCCGAGCGGCTGGCCACGGAGAACGAGCAGTTCGGGCTTCTCAACGCCATCTTTAACCTGCAGATTGAACGCGCCGATAGCGAATTTGCCAGCGACCTGGACCAGATCATTCAAAAACGCAACCTGAACAAGGAGGCCACCGACGAAGAGGAGCGGGCCAATATTGCCAGCAGCCTGATCTACCGGCGCCTTAACCAGTCACGGGTGCAAGGCCGCAACCTGCAGTTTGACGCAGTAGTGCAAACCGTGTTGCAAGACTACGGCCTAACCCAGGCGGTAAGCCAACGACCCTCCCTTTTTTATAAACTGATGTCTATCACCAGAACCGCCGTTCTGGCCCGCCGAGACTTTTTCACTTTTGAGCCCTTTATTATTGAGAAGTACCAGGCCATGGCCGCCAGCCCGGGCTTTTCGCTGGCGCACCAGTTCTACAAGATCCAGTTGCTGTACATGATTGCGCACGTGCTTTACCGCAACCGAAAGTTCGACCAGTCCAATACCTATCTGGAAGAGTTAAACCAAACCCTGCAGGGGCCGGCCAGAAACTATTACACGGTTTTCTACCCCAAGTACCTGTTTCTGAAAACCGCCAATGACGCCTTCCTTAACAACCTGGCCCAGTCGGTGCGGCTGCTGGAGGATTTGCTGAAGCCCAACAGAATCACCTTGCCGCCCAAAGAGTTTCTCACCGTCCGCCTGGGGCTAAGCTTTCTGTATTTTGCCCAGGACGCCTATTCCAAAGCCAACAACTGCCTGCTGCAGATCAACCACTCAGATAAGTGGTGTGAACGGATCATGGGTCGGGAATGGGTCCTGAAAAAGAAAATGGGGGAGTTGATTATCCAGTATGAGATTGGCAACCTGGATCTGGCTCTGGACTGGGTGAAGGCGCTGGAACGCTCCTTTGAGGATTTGTTGTGCCAGGAAGTGTATAAAAATGCGCGCTCGTTTCTGCAGTTGATCAGTTTCCTGATTCTTCAGCCAAACATGGCCACCCGCAAGGATTTCTTCCTGCAAGTGGAAGACAGCCTGGACTTTGGCCCTGCAGAGCACGAAGACCTGCAGGCCATGAGTTTCTATGCCTGGCTTAAATCAAAAATGCTGGGCCGGAAATACTATGAGGTGCTGCTGGAACTGGCCAATGCGGCCTAAGGCGACTTTAGAAAGTATATTCTGTTTTGGGGCCGTTTTCTGAAAAACAGCCCCAAAACAGAAAAAGCCTAGGCTTTGTAATTTGCTATGGCCTGAATAATGGTCTGCACCATGTCCTCGGTGAGGTCCAGGTGAGTGACCAGCCTGATCTGCTGCGGTCCGAAGGCGCTAGCCAGAATGCCAAACCCCTCAAGATACTTTAGAAAATCAGAATCCTTCACCTGAGGGGCCAGCCGGAAGATGACAATGTTGGTTTCTACCGGCATCACGTCTTCCACGTAGCAGGCTTGGCCTAAGGCAGTGCCCAGTTGCGCGGCCCGGTCATGGTCCTCCTGCAGACGACTGATGTTGTTCTGGAGCGCGTACAGCCCAGCGGCGGCCAGATAGCCTGCCTGGCGCCAGCCACCTCCCAGCACCTTGCGCACGCGCTTGGCTTGTTCAATCAGGGGTTTAGTGCCCAACAGCAAAGACCCCACCGGGGCGCCCAGTCCTTTGGACAGGCAAACCGAGATGGTATCAAAGTAGCGTCCGTAGGCTTTGGCGTCATCGCCGGAGGCCACCAGGGCGTTGAATACCCGGGCGCCGTCCATGTGCAGGGCCAGGTTGTTTAGCTTGCACACCTCAGAAATGGCCGCAATTTCCTCAATGGTATAATAAGAGCCACCGCCCTTGTTGCAGGTGTTTTCCAGGGAAACCAGGCGGGTGATAGGGTAGTGGATGTTGTCTGGGTTGATGCCGGCCTCTACCTGCTGGGGCGTGATCTTACCCCGCTCGCCGTTTACCAAATGAACAGAGGCCGCCGAGTTAAACGCGATGCCGCCTACTTCATACAAGTAAATATGGCTGGTGCGTTCACAAATTACCTCGGTGAGCGGTTGAGTGTGAAGCTTAATGGCAATCTGGTTGGTCATGGTTCCGGAAGGGCAGAAGAGGCCCGCCTCCATCCCGAAGAGAGACGCCCCGTAAGCCTGTAACTCATTGACCATGGGGTCTTCACCGTACACGTCATCACCCACCGGGGCTTGGAACATGGCCTCTAACATGGCGGGCGTAGGTTTGGTAACCGTATCGCTTCTAAGATCTATGAAAGGTTTCATGTGTTTTTTTTAAGCTGAAATATTGAGAATGTAAAAGTAATAACTTACTTTTGCGATTCAATTTTAAATATTGACCGATGGCAGTTACTAGATTAAAAAGAAAAGACCGCAAGAATAAAGCAAGACAAAACAACAAGCAGCGCGTTATTAAGCAATTGTTGTCTACTCCGGTTATTAAGAACGTAGATATTGAGGAGCTGAAGGCTCGCTTTACTACTACTGCTCCAGCCGCTACGAGCGCTGCGACAGCCGCTGAGTAATTCTGCGTTTTTCGTTCGCCTACTGCCTTTCGGCAAACTGTACGCGATTACTCCTATTACAACATAGTTGAAAGTGTAGCCAGAACTGGTTACACTTTTTTTATGCCCTTTTGCCTAGCTCAATGGCCTGCAGGTGCTGCACTTTGCCTTCGTTTACCTCAAACCGCAGCATGGTGCGCATGGCATGGAAGCCGTGCTTTCCGGCCGCGCCGGGGTTGAGGTGCAGCAAGTTGCCGTGTTTGGGGTCTTGCATCACCTTCAAAATGTGGGAGTGGCCGCAGATGAATAGGCCCGGCGGGTTCTCTTTGATCATTTCGCGTACCTCTGGCGCGTATTTGCCGGGGTAGCCGCCAATATGGGTCATGAGCACGTCCAGGCCTTCAACCGTAAACCGCAGGTTCTTGGGGTGAAGCGCCCGCACGTCTGGCCCATCAATATTCCCGTACACGCCCCGTAGCGGCGCTACCTCGGCCAGCCGCTCAGAAACGGCTGCCACGCCAAAATCTCCGGCATGCCAGATCTCATCACACCCTTTCAAGTGCGCCAGAATACGGTCATCCAGGTAACTATGGGTATCAGAGAGCAGGCCTATTTTCATAATGAGTGATTGAGAGATTGTATGATTGAGTGAATGAAAAAAAAACAGAGTAAAGCAAATTACGGATTAGATACGTTTTTGGCCCGTTTTCTGAAAAATAGCCCCAAAACGATCTGTCTCTCCCCCCCATTCTCTCAATCATTCAATCACTCATTAAATCACTCATTAAATCACTTTCCCCACGTCTCTGGTGACTGGCGCCATTCTTCCAGGGTAGCAATGGCGTCTTTAGAGATATAGCCTTGTTGGGCGGCGGTCTCCAGGAGGGCGTTGTAGTGGCTCAGGCAGACGGTAGGGATGTTGGCAGCGGCAAAGTTGGCATCGGCTTGGCCGAAGCCGTAGGTGAAGATGGCGGCCATGCCAATGACCTCTCCGCCGGCTTCCTGCACGGCCTTGGCGGCCTTTAAAGAGGAGCCTCCGGTAGAGACCAGGTCTTCAATGAGGACAATGCGTTGGCCTTTTTCCAACTTTCCTTCAATTTGATTTCCCATTCCATGGCTTTTTGGTTCAGGACGTACGTATAAATACGGCAAGTCTAAAAGGTCTGCCACCAGGGCACCCTGGGCAATGCCGGCGGTGGCCACGCCGGCAATGGCTTGTACTCCCCCAAAATGCTCTTGAACGACCTGGGCCAGGGCTTTTTTAATAAACGTACGGATATGCGGATAAGAGAGCGTGACGCGGTTATCGCAGTAAATAGGGGAGTTCCAGCCGGAGCTCCAACGGAAAGGTTGCTCCGGACGAAGCCGAACGGCCTGGGACTCCAGGAGGTAAGCCGCTATCTGCGCGGCGGTTTCTGTGTGTGGCATGGGCGAAAATACGCAAATTGTCCGTATCTTTTCGCAGTGGGAGCACCTTGTACCATCTGAAAATTCTTTCTTATTTTGTATCTGTTTACGCTTCCTACATTAGCGCCTACTTCATGAATGTCTTTATCAACGACATCCCACTGATTATTAAAAAAAGCAGTGAAAAGATCTTTAAGCACAAATATGATTTGGTGCTCGGTAAAGATGAACAATTTACCTCTAAGGATTTGGTGGGCGATGTGCTCTTCAAAGACGTAGACTCCGTCCTGATTGACCGTTTGGCGCGCCTCATGGAAGTGAAAAAGCTAAAGAAGCTGGAATCACTTACCCTGGTCACTGATAAAAAGAAGAAGCTCATTGAGCACCTCAAAGATCAGTTCAAGATCATTAAAGCCGCGGGCGGACTGGTCATCAAAGACGGGAAAATCCTGATGATCTACCGGTTGGGCATGTGGGATCTTCCCAAGGGCAAAATCAAGAAAACGGAGGAAACCAGCCTGGCCGCCATCCGCGAGGTGGAGGAGGAGTGCAACATAAAGGTGGCGATCACCGGCGAGTTGCCCAACACCTGGCACTCGTATGCCTACAAAGGCAACAAGATCCTGAAGAAAACCAACTGGTATACCATGCAGTGCCTGGATGACTCTTTGATGAAGCCCCAGGCCGAGGAGTTTATTGAGGAAGTGCGGTTCATGACCCCAGACGAAGTACTGGAAGTGCTACCCGAGTCCTATGCCTCCATTCAGTTTGTTATCCGGGATTATTTGAAGGCAGTGAAGAAAGGTGGAAAGGGATAAAATCCTGCACGTTGCCCCCAAAGCGGTGAATCTCCCTTATAATTGAGGAGTTGATGGCCGCCAGGCTGGGTGAGGTGATCAGGAAAACCGTTTCCAGATCTGGGTTCACGTGCCGGTTGGCCTGCGCAATGGTATTCTCGTACTCAAAGTCGGTGGTGTTTCTGAGGCCCCTGAGCAGGAACCGGGCGCCCACTTCCTTGGCAAAATCGGCGGTTAGGCCTTTGTAGGCCTGCACCCACACCTTGGGGTTGTCTTTGAATACGTCTTCAATAATCTCCACCATTTCGGGCACGGCAAAATAGCGGTTCTTGCTGCTGTTGTTGCCAATGGAGATGATGATGTTGTCAAAGAGTTCGCAGCCCCGCTGCACTACATCATAATGGCCGTTGGTGAAAGGGTCAAAGGAGCCAGGGAAAAGAGCAATGCGCTTCATGGGGTAGGTAGCCAATTTTTTCTGGTTAGGAATATGGCTGTGAAGATGCTGAAAAATTTCTGTTCCTG
This Rufibacter radiotolerans DNA region includes the following protein-coding sequences:
- a CDS encoding ParA family protein; its protein translation is MGKIIAVANQKGGVGKTTSAINLAASLAALEFKTLLVDADPQANATSGIGFDPKDIENSIYECMVDGINVEEIILSSPIDFLDLIPSHIDLVGAEVEMINLPNREDKMKQVLVPLKEKYDFIIIDCSPSLGLITVNSLTAADSVIIPVQCEYFALEGLGKLLNTIKIIQSRLNPDLEIEGLLLTMYDVRLRLSNQVVEEVKMHFQQMVFDTIIPRNVKLSESPSFGIPAILHDAESKGAISYLNLAREIVEKNGVAVAQ
- the yidC gene encoding membrane protein insertase YidC, with the protein product MDRNSAIGMGLIAVIILVYSIFFMKGPEQKTGPETKKATTAATMAPDSSAVASTPADDSLARAQRSSQLGEFGALATGQNQNLVLENKELKVTLGSQGGKVEEVVLKNYKTWDQKALVLFDSKSSRQEFTFQTKSGRTIKLSDLFFQPSAVANLTVKEKPAKAITFTAQVAPGQSIEQVYTLQDDSYQVGYQLHFRGMEGVVAQQPVVLTWTDELKRLEKDIKQNRNHSTLNYYTAEGSFDKLSASSTDPEAEKLEEPVKWVANKQNFFTAAIIADNSFSDAEVSSTFKDEDTTQVKTLRSKLSIPVQDVLGGKGHFTYFFGPNDYDVLKRVTEDFDRNLELGWGIFAYVNKYLIIPAFDFLEDFIGSYGIIIILLVLYIKLLLSPLTYKSYISMAKMKVLKPEIDAIKEKHDGDMQKTQAETMALYSKMGVNPMSGCIPMLLQMPILFAMFNFFPNSIELRQEPFLWAHDLSTYDVFAMLPFTIPFYGNHVSMFTLLMTASTILYTWSNNQVSTVQGPMKFYSYLMPIIFMFVLNSFPAGLSFYYFVSNIVTFGQQALIRYFVDEGKIRKNLEDYQEKNKGKEPKGGFQKRIQDAMKAAAEQEAQRKKGAR
- a CDS encoding metal-dependent hydrolase, which codes for MEITYYGQSCFLMDLGGTKVLFDPFITPNPLASEIDIDSIDCDYILLSHGHADHVADAEHLLKKTGATLVATFEIVSWYQNKGIEKVHPMNIGGKVHFPFGTLKMVNAIHSSSLPDGTYAGTAAGFVVESAEKSFYYAGDTALHMDMKLLGERYHLDFALLPIGDNFTMDVEDALIAANYVNVKKIIGMHYDTFPYIEIDHVEALELARRQQKELILMEIGQTLEL
- a CDS encoding CTP synthase, with translation MASAKYIFVTGGVTSSLGKGIISASLAKLLQARGFSVTIQKFDPYINIDPGTLNPYEHGECYVTEDGAETDLDLGHYERFLNTPTSQANNVTTGRIYHNVITQERQGAYLGKTVQVVPHITDEIKRRMLMLGETGEFDVVITEIGGCVGDIESLPFIEAVRQLRWDLNPNDTVVIHLTLLPYLKAAGELKTKPTQHSVKALSEAGVQPDILVCRSEYAIPAEMRKKIALFCNVATNSVIESLDAETIYDVPLLMKKEKLDERVIKKLKLTSRQEINLDTWKEFLGRLKNPTEEVHIALVGKYVELPDAYKSIIESFIHAGAFNECKVHLKFIQSEFISAENVHMHLQGLDGVLVAPGFGERGFEGKLEAIKYVRESQIPFFGICLGMQTAAVEFARNVLGLKDAASTEMNPATPHPVIDMMEEQKTVTQKGGTMRLGAYQCDLKKGSKAFQAYGRAHISERHRHRYEFNNQYLKPFEEAGMIASGINPDTGLVEIIELQNHPWFVAAQYHPELKSTVLNPHPLFVRFIKAAITQSKLKNK
- a CDS encoding ParB/RepB/Spo0J family partition protein, whose amino-acid sequence is MSDNSAKKKQGGLGRGLNALIAGSYDRKPESTPTNLNVANTIADIALTQIETNPFQPRTHFDQVALEELAESIRIQGIIQPITVRQLNAETYQLISGERRYQAAKLAGLDTIPAYIRKADDQQMLEMALIENIQRENLNAIEIALSYQRLLSECNLKQEELGDRVGKKRTTVTNYLRLLKLPPDIQIGIRDNLISMGHARAIINIDDVEKQLEVYRKIVNEELSVRKVEELVRNLNLANKKPDPQTKLDLHPFENEVKRVESRLSSYFGTRIHVKASAEGKGEIKIPFVSVDELNRILEILNYA